One segment of Leptospira langatensis DNA contains the following:
- a CDS encoding sensor histidine kinase codes for MIEIEIVTTPRLTSFPIFLAFTRGYFEEEGVLVRVRALKSYEAVLAHLREGRAEAGEIPFTVWVDQQLHKTSPHWTFYRGTVLSCLVHGFYSASYMEAESIRDSYHSFLPILHPYSLDRFVAEEFFRSENYHRRKPVPYLTTRPTLLTHEFIRAECLGVAASLQEFPFFGEKGYCLTVENEIPPFYLPTNMMVFTGRFVSKFPDEANRVSRALKRAMEDLANHVAYEGDSYVADWVGPCPWKPSDLDGFYRRPVPELGRILSGMPSYEDLRFVMEIYGKTFPGLEGGRKILNDLAHSVADDPFPKFPEAFSQANSVSNRMYYSNGKLPKLGGVVKDIAPLRSLVSEMKEFALALLSGKREVSLDTQLPKSPYLFIRSTVNGILDYLNQEIRDIEEKNKRLSEDNYLLETRLDISDLKRQTTEERYRYMFEFATDAMIIVNADTRMIVDANRRFREVSGYQISEIKNIRLARVLPDILEQTELKAPSGKDQNMTFIPEATLILKDGTRFSVGLSVTGFSAETKRFYQIQVNDNALILESEKIKHEFISNISHELRSPMTNIQGYFDLLFSDPVLSLNEDQKGMADVIRKNVRRLNFLIDNLLQLENKNSQTTEEMNEIFDPLIVIEEVVYINSPPASEKGITISMDLQSGLKLKGLRFEFSQIVTNFFVNAVKYTERGGVDVSLKKISDKKIEVRFTDTGVGIDPKYKELIFERFFRIPDQRNRTVGGTGLGLSISRALINKMGGEVIVEPNLKGGSIFKVILPLHSE; via the coding sequence GTGATAGAAATAGAGATCGTCACAACGCCTCGGTTAACGTCTTTTCCGATCTTTCTCGCATTTACAAGAGGGTATTTCGAAGAAGAAGGAGTACTCGTACGAGTCCGAGCATTAAAAAGTTATGAAGCTGTTTTAGCTCACCTGAGAGAAGGTCGGGCCGAAGCCGGTGAGATCCCTTTTACTGTTTGGGTGGACCAACAGCTACACAAGACCTCTCCTCACTGGACTTTCTATAGAGGGACTGTTCTCTCTTGCTTGGTGCACGGTTTTTATTCTGCTTCTTATATGGAAGCGGAGTCTATTCGCGATTCTTATCATAGTTTTCTTCCTATTTTGCATCCGTATTCTCTGGATCGTTTCGTTGCGGAGGAATTTTTTCGCTCAGAGAATTACCATCGTAGAAAACCGGTCCCGTACCTGACCACAAGACCTACCTTGCTTACTCACGAATTTATTCGTGCGGAATGTTTGGGAGTTGCGGCATCCTTGCAAGAGTTCCCGTTCTTTGGAGAGAAGGGATACTGCCTAACGGTAGAGAATGAGATCCCTCCGTTCTATCTTCCGACTAATATGATGGTCTTCACAGGAAGGTTTGTTTCTAAATTCCCGGACGAGGCCAATCGTGTTTCTCGCGCATTGAAAAGAGCCATGGAAGATCTTGCAAACCATGTTGCGTATGAAGGTGATTCCTATGTGGCAGATTGGGTCGGGCCCTGTCCTTGGAAGCCAAGCGACTTGGACGGTTTCTATCGCCGTCCTGTCCCCGAGCTAGGAAGGATCTTATCCGGTATGCCTTCTTACGAAGATCTTAGATTCGTAATGGAGATTTACGGCAAGACCTTCCCGGGTCTGGAAGGGGGAAGAAAGATCCTAAACGATCTAGCTCATTCGGTAGCAGACGATCCCTTTCCGAAATTTCCGGAGGCCTTCTCCCAGGCGAATTCCGTATCGAATCGAATGTATTATTCGAACGGAAAACTACCTAAATTAGGTGGGGTCGTAAAGGATATAGCTCCTTTGAGAAGCTTGGTTTCCGAAATGAAGGAGTTCGCTCTGGCACTTCTTTCCGGAAAGAGAGAAGTTTCCTTGGACACTCAGCTTCCTAAGAGCCCTTATCTCTTCATCAGGTCCACCGTCAATGGCATATTAGATTATTTGAATCAAGAGATCCGTGATATTGAGGAGAAGAACAAAAGGTTGTCAGAGGACAATTATCTCTTGGAAACCCGTTTGGATATCAGCGACTTAAAGCGTCAAACCACGGAAGAAAGATACAGATACATGTTCGAATTTGCTACGGATGCAATGATCATCGTAAATGCGGATACCCGAATGATCGTGGATGCGAATCGAAGATTTAGGGAAGTCTCCGGATACCAGATCTCTGAGATAAAGAATATCCGTTTAGCCAGGGTATTACCGGATATCTTGGAGCAAACAGAACTCAAGGCGCCTAGCGGAAAGGACCAAAATATGACCTTTATTCCGGAAGCTACCTTGATCTTAAAGGATGGGACCAGATTCTCCGTTGGCTTAAGTGTTACCGGTTTCAGTGCGGAAACAAAGAGATTCTATCAGATCCAAGTGAACGACAATGCATTGATCTTGGAGTCCGAAAAGATAAAACATGAATTCATATCAAATATTTCGCATGAACTTCGCTCTCCGATGACGAATATCCAAGGATATTTCGATCTATTATTCTCCGATCCTGTTCTTTCTTTGAACGAGGACCAGAAGGGAATGGCGGATGTGATCCGCAAGAATGTGAGGCGACTGAATTTTCTCATAGATAATCTTCTCCAATTGGAGAATAAGAACTCCCAGACCACGGAAGAGATGAACGAGATCTTCGATCCTTTGATCGTGATCGAAGAAGTGGTCTATATCAATTCCCCTCCTGCTTCCGAAAAAGGGATCACGATCAGCATGGACCTTCAGTCCGGTCTGAAGTTGAAAGGTCTTCGGTTCGAGTTTTCTCAGATCGTTACGAATTTCTTCGTGAACGCTGTAAAATATACGGAAAGAGGAGGAGTCGATGTCTCACTTAAGAAAATATCGGATAAGAAGATAGAGGTTCGCTTTACCGATACCGGCGTGGGGATAGATCCGAAATACAAAGAATTGATCTTTGAAAGATTTTTCCGGATTCCGGACCAAAGGAATAGAACTGTGGGAGGGACAGGCCTCGGTCTTTCCATCAGCCGCGCGCTCATCAACAAAATGGGTGGTGAAGTTATCGTCGAACCGAATCTAAAAGGTGGCAGTATTTTTAAGGTAATTTTACCCTTACATTCAGAATGA
- a CDS encoding LIC_20245 family lipoprotein, translating into MTRKLVYFFVALAFLILAISSYFLFNPSSEENEASLQGGLSRETVLRKENSVFDGGGFLEFSESSEGSVIDQTQNASEEEKPAKPKSYLDGLSPEERAKLYEKMYERFKPLVEKFPNNTLIPRKLTEAEAQKRKEDEDHYYRIQGEILERRDVPKEEMTFYLNSKLKRSDDMLEILQYGLDNYKKMVSENSQSPNLEYEKMVNERLESITKSKEEVLSAKKGMDR; encoded by the coding sequence ATGACCCGTAAACTCGTATATTTTTTTGTAGCACTTGCATTCCTGATCCTCGCAATTTCCTCTTATTTCCTCTTTAACCCTTCTTCCGAAGAGAATGAGGCCTCTCTCCAGGGCGGTCTCTCTAGAGAAACAGTATTAAGAAAAGAGAATTCAGTCTTCGACGGAGGAGGATTCCTGGAATTCTCAGAATCTTCCGAAGGGTCTGTAATAGACCAAACCCAAAATGCAAGCGAGGAAGAAAAGCCTGCTAAACCTAAATCATACTTGGACGGCCTTTCTCCGGAAGAGAGGGCCAAATTGTATGAAAAGATGTACGAAAGGTTCAAGCCTCTGGTCGAAAAATTCCCGAATAATACTTTGATCCCTCGCAAACTTACGGAAGCGGAAGCCCAAAAAAGAAAGGAAGACGAGGATCATTACTATCGGATCCAAGGAGAGATCCTGGAAAGAAGGGATGTTCCTAAGGAAGAAATGACCTTCTACTTGAATTCGAAGCTCAAGAGGTCCGACGACATGCTGGAGATCCTACAATATGGTCTGGACAATTACAAGAAGATGGTCTCCGAGAATTCACAAAGTCCGAATCTAGAATATGAAAAAATGGTAAATGAGAGACTGGAAAGTATTACAAAGAGTAAGGAAGAAGTATTGAGCGCAAAGAAGGGAATGGATCGTTAA